In Synechococcus sp. PCC 6312, one genomic interval encodes:
- a CDS encoding universal stress protein encodes MFKRILFPVDRSRDTQDAAETLIQLAQFCQGQLWLLAVQEGEPDSEITQAIDSFLAQLKQGFTNQGLTTQVLQRQGIPAFTICDVADELNADLIVMGCRGIGLTQEGANESVSNRVINLAPCPVLVVP; translated from the coding sequence ATGTTTAAGCGGATTTTATTTCCCGTTGATCGGAGTCGTGATACTCAAGATGCGGCCGAAACCCTGATTCAACTGGCTCAGTTTTGCCAAGGACAGTTATGGTTGCTTGCGGTTCAAGAAGGGGAACCCGACTCGGAAATCACCCAGGCCATTGATAGTTTCTTAGCGCAATTAAAACAGGGCTTTACCAACCAAGGTTTAACGACACAAGTCCTCCAACGACAGGGCATCCCCGCCTTTACGATTTGTGATGTTGCTGATGAGTTGAATGCCGATTTAATTGTCATGGGTTGCCGGGGGATTGGTTTAACCCAAGAAGGAGCCAATGAAAGCGTCAGTAACCGAGTGATAAATCTTGCCCCTTGTCCAGTCTTAGTTGTTCCATAA
- a CDS encoding adenylosuccinate synthase, with the protein MANVVVVGAQWGDEGKGKITDLLSRSADVVVRYQGGVNAGHTVVVNDQTLKLHLIPSGILYPETECIIGTGTVIDPQLLIQELDQLEQAGVSTANLHIAETAHVTMPYHRLIDQASEERRGTHKIGTTGRGIGPTYADKSERTGLRVLDLLDAANLEAKVQWAVESKNVLLEKFYGLPPLDAKAIVNEYLGYAQRLQPHVVDGSLRIYDAVSHKRNILFEGAQGTLLDLDHGTYPYVTSSNPVAGGACVGAGVGPTIIDRVIGVAKAYTTRVGEGPFPTELLDDTGKLLGDRGAEFGTTTGRARRCGWFDAVIGRYAVRINGLDCLAITKLDVLDDLPEIKVCVAYEVAGSRCADFPSNAHHFAQCQPIYETLPGWQQSTSHCRSLAELPPAALNYLKVLAELMSVPIAIISVGAERSQTIIVEDPIHGPKRALLYGDGSNGPPPPLS; encoded by the coding sequence TTGGCAAACGTAGTTGTAGTCGGCGCTCAGTGGGGCGATGAAGGCAAAGGTAAAATCACGGATCTGCTGAGTCGTTCGGCGGATGTGGTGGTGCGCTATCAAGGAGGGGTCAATGCTGGCCATACGGTGGTTGTCAATGATCAGACCCTCAAGCTACACCTGATTCCATCGGGCATCCTCTATCCAGAAACCGAATGTATTATTGGCACGGGAACAGTTATTGATCCGCAGTTATTGATTCAGGAATTGGATCAACTGGAGCAGGCCGGCGTTAGTACCGCTAATCTGCACATTGCCGAGACGGCCCACGTAACCATGCCCTACCACCGGCTGATTGACCAGGCCTCGGAAGAACGGCGCGGGACTCACAAAATTGGCACCACAGGCCGTGGAATTGGCCCTACCTATGCGGATAAATCGGAGCGGACGGGCTTAAGGGTGTTGGATTTACTCGATGCTGCCAACCTCGAAGCCAAGGTGCAGTGGGCTGTGGAGTCTAAGAATGTGCTCTTGGAAAAATTCTATGGATTACCGCCCCTCGATGCCAAAGCCATTGTCAATGAATATCTCGGCTATGCCCAACGCTTGCAACCCCATGTGGTGGATGGCTCACTGCGAATTTATGATGCGGTTTCCCATAAGCGAAATATTCTCTTTGAAGGCGCACAGGGGACTCTCTTAGATTTAGATCATGGCACCTACCCATATGTGACATCTTCTAATCCGGTAGCGGGTGGGGCCTGTGTCGGGGCTGGTGTCGGGCCAACCATTATTGATCGGGTGATTGGTGTTGCCAAAGCCTATACGACGCGAGTGGGGGAAGGGCCATTTCCGACCGAACTCCTAGATGACACCGGTAAATTGCTCGGAGATCGGGGGGCAGAATTTGGGACAACAACGGGACGGGCGCGGCGGTGTGGCTGGTTTGATGCCGTGATTGGTCGCTATGCGGTACGGATCAATGGCCTGGACTGTTTGGCGATTACAAAACTCGATGTCTTGGATGACTTGCCAGAGATTAAGGTCTGTGTTGCCTATGAGGTGGCGGGGTCGCGGTGCGCCGATTTTCCCAGTAATGCCCATCACTTTGCCCAATGTCAGCCCATTTATGAAACTCTCCCCGGCTGGCAGCAATCCACCAGTCATTGTCGGAGTTTAGCGGAACTGCCCCCGGCGGCTCTGAATTACTTAAAAGTTTTGGCCGAGTTGATGTCTGTGCCAATTGCGATTATTTCTGTTGGAGCCGAACGCAGCCAAACCATTATTGTCGAAGACCCCATTCATGGGCCCAAGCGCGCCTTACTTTACGGAGATGGCAGTAATGGCCCACCACCGCCTTTGAGCTAA
- the rplY gene encoding 50S ribosomal protein L25 — protein MSLAIECQVRPADSKPNALRQSGLTPAVLYGHNGNESLPLMIKTKLAEFLVRDARGQKAVVDVTIPEISWAGQAVLQEIQAHPAKNTLYHLSFWVQA, from the coding sequence ATGTCCCTAGCTATTGAATGTCAAGTTCGCCCTGCCGACAGTAAACCCAATGCCCTTCGCCAATCGGGATTAACCCCTGCGGTTCTCTATGGCCACAATGGCAACGAGTCTTTGCCCCTGATGATTAAAACTAAGCTGGCCGAGTTTTTAGTCCGGGATGCGCGGGGGCAGAAAGCGGTTGTGGATGTGACGATTCCCGAAATTTCCTGGGCGGGGCAAGCCGTTCTCCAAGAAATCCAGGCCCACCCAGCCAAAAATACCCTCTATCATCTGAGTTTTTGGGTTCAGGCCTAG
- a CDS encoding diguanylate cyclase domain-containing protein codes for MNSPTDQTSESKGNVLLVDDIPENLQLLSDLLVKLGYTVRSVTSGKMALKTMRVKQPDIILLDIKMPEMDGYQVCQALKADEDLKHIPVIFISALDDVFDKVKAFNVGGIDYITKPFQVEEVVARIEGPLTIQRQQKQLQEEIKKRQEAEEVLYQSRSLLASVLNCSLDGIAAMQAVRDPATGDIGDFRCLVVNPVIARILNRDRNELVGKMGFRKFLTHFDPNLFTKLVHVVETGAALSEDIFVSSQSQAWYHLSAVKLGDGFAVTLRDITHRKQTEVALQDANQKLEQLANLDGLTQVANRRCFDQRLQLEWHRSQREEEPLAVIMLDIDSFKAYNDFYDHLAGDECLIGITQALERILKRPTDLLARFGGEEFIILLPNTNEIGAIKLSQEIQTLVDSLAIPHHQTIVQGKATITVSLGIASFIPDPDYLPETLVALADQALYQAKEQGRNCYVVALPPA; via the coding sequence ATGAATTCTCCAACTGACCAGACATCCGAGAGCAAAGGGAATGTTTTATTAGTGGACGATATTCCTGAGAATCTGCAACTCCTGAGTGATTTACTCGTGAAATTAGGTTACACCGTCCGGAGTGTAACCAGTGGCAAAATGGCCCTAAAAACGATGCGAGTTAAACAGCCGGACATTATTCTCCTTGATATTAAAATGCCTGAGATGGATGGCTATCAAGTTTGCCAGGCCCTAAAAGCAGATGAAGACTTAAAGCATATTCCAGTTATTTTCATTAGTGCCTTAGATGATGTCTTTGATAAGGTAAAAGCCTTTAATGTGGGTGGTATAGACTACATCACAAAGCCCTTCCAAGTCGAAGAAGTCGTGGCTCGGATTGAAGGCCCCTTAACGATTCAACGGCAACAAAAACAATTACAAGAAGAAATTAAAAAACGACAAGAAGCCGAAGAAGTTCTTTATCAATCCCGCTCCTTATTGGCCAGTGTTTTGAACTGCTCTTTGGATGGAATTGCGGCCATGCAAGCGGTGCGCGATCCGGCCACTGGGGACATTGGTGATTTTCGCTGTTTAGTCGTCAATCCCGTCATTGCCCGGATTCTCAACCGTGATCGCAATGAATTAGTCGGTAAAATGGGTTTTCGGAAATTCCTGACACATTTTGATCCGAATCTGTTTACGAAACTCGTTCATGTTGTCGAAACCGGGGCGGCCCTCTCGGAAGATATTTTTGTTTCCTCCCAATCCCAGGCCTGGTATCACTTATCGGCAGTGAAGTTGGGGGATGGCTTTGCCGTAACCTTACGAGATATTACCCATCGCAAACAAACCGAAGTTGCTTTACAAGATGCTAATCAAAAACTCGAACAACTAGCCAACCTAGATGGCCTGACCCAAGTGGCAAATCGGCGCTGTTTTGATCAACGGTTGCAACTGGAATGGCATCGCTCCCAACGGGAAGAAGAACCCCTGGCCGTAATTATGTTGGATATAGATTCCTTCAAGGCCTATAACGACTTTTATGACCACTTAGCCGGAGATGAATGTCTGATTGGGATCACCCAGGCCTTGGAACGAATTCTCAAACGCCCGACTGATCTCCTCGCTCGCTTTGGTGGGGAAGAGTTTATTATCCTTTTGCCTAATACAAATGAAATTGGCGCTATTAAACTTAGTCAAGAAATCCAGACTTTAGTGGACTCCCTCGCCATTCCCCATCATCAAACGATTGTGCAGGGCAAAGCAACCATCACCGTGAGCTTGGGCATCGCCAGCTTTATTCCCGACCCAGATTATCTCCCCGAAACCCTAGTTGCCCTTGCAGATCAGGCCCTCTACCAGGCCAAGGAACAGGGCCGTAACTGCTACGTGGTTGCACTGCCCCCAGCCTAA
- a CDS encoding MASE1 domain-containing protein yields the protein MSAPHIVDRTQPWLKSLGLELDRPRWWLEIAVISLLYTGACWLVLKRLPILDAINGSPFWPGAGITVGGLLTWGRSRWLGVTLGALLVNWGVKADPLGSALIGTMGITLGVLLTVTILRQLLGTNEPWRTVRNVVIFTICALFTGTLIQSLTGVGLVFASGVIAVHNAPQFFANWWIGDSIGVLVIAPVFYTWLSKKSQAWPALNPSTRMGNLNELGMILICEGLILYLAFGLGQPLEYLLFPPLIWCSFRFPARVTTLLVALTATVAAVSTTYKLGTFYRLFEESQSLLLLQLFIGVMAVTVLVVLGVVAENHQAEWRLSQLNEELEQRVLDRTDALQTSEANAKNLAAKAEAANQAKSAFIANMSHELRSPLNAVLGFSQLMLRSKELSPSQYENVGIIYRSGDYLLTLINNILDLSKLEANKATFNPQNFDLIRLLNDLEDMLHLRATNAGLDLVFSRSPDLVRYVQTDEMKLRQVLINLLSNGIKFTPAGRVWLQSKSEPTPDPKTWQLEITVGDTGVGISPEELSQLFEPFTQGQAGREKQEGTGLGLSISRKFVQLMGGDIQVKSQIGLGTQFHLQIPVKLGQGTIRDSAEGKKQVKALAPGQARYRILVVDDQEVNRKLLIKLLEPLGFAMKEAVNGQEAVAIWDVWEPHLIWMDMRMPVMDGYEATKQIKATTKGHATAVIALTASVLEEEQAIILSAGCDDFLRKPFAEHTIFDALTKHLGVTYIYEDSTPSLSLSPDQALTTEQLSGLASEWLSQVYTAALEADNQSILSFIEELPPHYLHLQAPLSVMARQFQFETLIDLIEPLLPSPS from the coding sequence ATGTCAGCCCCCCACATTGTTGACCGGACTCAACCTTGGCTCAAATCCCTGGGACTGGAATTAGACCGGCCCCGCTGGTGGCTAGAGATTGCCGTGATCTCCCTTCTCTATACTGGTGCCTGCTGGCTTGTGCTCAAAAGACTTCCGATTCTGGATGCAATCAATGGTTCTCCCTTCTGGCCTGGGGCAGGGATTACGGTGGGGGGCTTACTGACCTGGGGGCGATCACGGTGGTTGGGAGTCACGCTCGGAGCTTTGCTGGTTAATTGGGGGGTTAAGGCCGATCCGCTCGGGAGCGCGCTCATCGGTACAATGGGCATCACCTTGGGCGTACTGCTAACCGTGACTATTCTGCGACAATTGCTTGGCACCAACGAACCTTGGCGAACTGTACGGAATGTCGTTATTTTTACGATTTGCGCCTTATTTACCGGGACACTCATTCAATCTCTAACCGGAGTTGGCTTAGTGTTTGCCTCTGGAGTCATCGCCGTTCATAATGCCCCCCAATTTTTTGCCAACTGGTGGATTGGGGATAGTATTGGAGTTCTCGTGATTGCGCCGGTTTTTTATACGTGGCTTTCTAAGAAATCCCAGGCCTGGCCTGCTCTCAACCCCTCGACGCGCATGGGCAACCTCAACGAACTAGGGATGATCCTGATCTGTGAGGGCCTGATTCTTTACCTTGCCTTTGGTCTGGGACAGCCGCTTGAGTATTTACTATTTCCGCCCTTGATTTGGTGTTCGTTTCGCTTCCCGGCTAGAGTAACCACCTTACTTGTTGCCCTGACTGCCACTGTTGCTGCTGTCTCCACCACCTATAAGCTGGGAACCTTTTATCGGCTTTTTGAGGAAAGTCAATCCCTGTTACTGTTGCAGTTATTTATTGGCGTGATGGCGGTGACAGTTTTAGTGGTGCTGGGTGTCGTGGCTGAAAATCATCAAGCGGAATGGCGACTCAGTCAACTCAATGAGGAATTAGAACAACGGGTTTTAGATCGCACCGATGCCCTCCAGACCAGTGAAGCCAACGCCAAAAATCTCGCTGCTAAAGCCGAAGCAGCCAACCAGGCCAAAAGTGCCTTTATTGCCAACATGAGTCATGAACTACGATCCCCCCTAAATGCAGTTTTAGGCTTTTCCCAACTGATGTTACGGAGCAAAGAACTCTCACCATCCCAATATGAAAATGTCGGAATCATCTATCGGAGTGGCGATTATTTACTCACATTAATCAATAATATTCTTGACCTCTCTAAACTCGAAGCCAACAAAGCCACCTTTAACCCCCAAAACTTTGACCTGATTCGCCTACTCAATGATCTTGAAGATATGTTGCACTTGCGCGCGACGAATGCTGGCCTGGACTTGGTTTTTTCACGGAGTCCGGATCTCGTCCGCTATGTCCAAACCGATGAAATGAAGTTGCGGCAAGTCTTGATTAACCTCCTCAGCAATGGGATCAAATTCACCCCCGCTGGCCGCGTCTGGCTCCAGTCCAAGAGTGAACCAACCCCTGACCCGAAAACTTGGCAACTGGAAATTACGGTTGGAGATACTGGTGTGGGCATTAGTCCTGAGGAATTGAGCCAACTCTTTGAACCCTTTACCCAAGGTCAAGCCGGCCGGGAAAAACAAGAAGGAACAGGCCTGGGACTCAGTATTAGCCGCAAATTTGTCCAACTGATGGGGGGCGATATTCAGGTCAAAAGTCAAATCGGACTCGGGACACAGTTTCATCTGCAAATACCCGTCAAACTCGGGCAAGGCACCATTCGGGATAGTGCTGAAGGCAAAAAACAGGTCAAAGCCCTAGCTCCCGGCCAGGCCCGGTATCGCATCCTCGTTGTTGATGACCAAGAAGTCAACCGCAAGCTATTGATTAAACTGCTTGAGCCTTTAGGGTTTGCGATGAAAGAAGCTGTCAATGGCCAAGAAGCCGTAGCCATTTGGGATGTCTGGGAACCCCATCTGATTTGGATGGATATGCGGATGCCGGTCATGGATGGCTATGAAGCAACTAAGCAGATCAAAGCCACTACCAAAGGTCATGCAACTGCGGTCATTGCTCTCACAGCCAGTGTCCTAGAGGAAGAACAGGCAATTATCCTCTCGGCCGGTTGTGATGACTTTTTGCGGAAACCCTTTGCCGAACACACCATCTTTGATGCCCTGACCAAACATCTGGGAGTGACCTATATCTACGAAGACTCCACTCCCTCCCTCTCCCTGTCCCCCGATCAAGCCCTCACCACAGAGCAACTCTCAGGACTAGCTTCAGAATGGTTGTCCCAGGTCTATACCGCCGCCCTTGAGGCCGATAATCAATCTATCCTGTCATTCATTGAGGAACTTCCCCCCCACTATCTGCATCTTCAAGCTCCCTTAAGCGTGATGGCCCGGCAATTTCAGTTTGAAACCCTGATTGATCTGATTGAACCTTTGCTGCCCTCTCCCAGCTAA
- a CDS encoding methyltransferase domain-containing protein yields MNVELGQPLRLHIGGKEAHPDWKILDIESRPEVDFIGDATKLSQFPDHSINCIYSSHVLEHFYYGINNELSTVLSEWYRVLEENGKLYISVPDLKTLCWLYTNPNLLPLERFHLMRIMFGGQINEYDIHKVGFDFDILAMYLNEAGFTEIEQVSTFDLFNDCSGLRILDTLISLNVIATKS; encoded by the coding sequence ATGAATGTTGAATTAGGGCAACCGCTGCGATTACATATTGGAGGGAAAGAGGCTCACCCGGATTGGAAAATACTTGATATTGAGTCACGCCCAGAAGTTGACTTTATCGGTGATGCAACCAAGTTGAGCCAATTTCCAGATCATTCCATCAATTGTATTTATTCCAGTCATGTTTTAGAGCATTTTTACTATGGCATCAATAATGAACTGAGTACGGTTTTGAGTGAGTGGTATCGTGTTTTAGAGGAAAATGGAAAGCTATACATCAGCGTACCAGATTTAAAAACATTATGCTGGTTATACACGAATCCAAACCTTTTGCCTCTAGAACGCTTTCATTTGATGCGAATTATGTTTGGTGGTCAGATTAATGAATATGATATTCATAAAGTCGGATTTGACTTTGACATTCTTGCGATGTACTTAAACGAAGCTGGCTTTACTGAGATTGAACAAGTATCAACCTTTGATTTATTTAATGACTGTAGTGGATTAAGAATTTTGGATACGCTGATTAGCTTAAACGTCATTGCAACCAAGAGCTAA
- a CDS encoding ABC transporter permease, protein MGWVRLVKQFLRQETTLYIIQRLAQALLTLFLASALSFAIIQLAPGTYLDTLKANPRISPERLAELEQQFGLNRSAAEQYFHWLWQIISQGNFGTSFIYQRSVASLLWDRVPATLLLAFSSILVTWGIGIPLGIVAAVNQNRWADRVLQVVSYLAQGFPSFVAALLLLFLAQSMPLFPVGNMTSIDYADFTGLGKVLDIGWHLILPTLALSITSFAGLQRLMRGNLLDVLRQNYIQTARAKGLPEHRVIYVHALRNAINPLITLLGFEFAGLLSGAFIAEYFFNWPGLGRLILQAVQVQDLYLVMASLMIGAVMLILGNLLADLLLKFVDPRIQLDQ, encoded by the coding sequence ATGGGATGGGTCAGGCTCGTTAAACAATTTTTGAGACAGGAAACCACGCTTTATATTATCCAACGCTTGGCCCAGGCCCTGCTGACCTTATTTTTAGCCTCTGCCCTCAGTTTTGCCATTATTCAGCTAGCCCCTGGCACTTATCTGGATACTCTCAAGGCAAATCCCCGCATTTCCCCGGAACGGTTAGCAGAGTTGGAGCAACAGTTTGGCCTAAATCGCTCGGCCGCGGAACAATATTTTCACTGGCTCTGGCAGATTATTTCCCAAGGGAATTTTGGCACGAGTTTTATTTATCAACGGTCGGTTGCGTCTTTGTTATGGGATCGGGTTCCGGCCACCTTGCTCTTAGCGTTTAGTTCTATTCTGGTGACGTGGGGGATTGGGATTCCCTTGGGGATTGTGGCGGCGGTGAATCAAAATCGGTGGGCAGACCGGGTCTTGCAGGTGGTAAGTTATCTGGCCCAAGGGTTTCCCAGTTTTGTTGCCGCATTATTGTTATTATTCTTAGCTCAGAGTATGCCCTTGTTTCCTGTCGGGAATATGACCAGTATTGATTATGCGGACTTCACAGGCCTTGGCAAGGTGCTAGATATTGGCTGGCATTTGATTTTACCGACTTTAGCGTTGAGTATTACCAGCTTTGCCGGGTTACAACGGTTAATGCGGGGCAATTTACTGGATGTCTTGCGACAAAACTATATCCAAACGGCCCGGGCCAAAGGCTTGCCCGAACATCGAGTCATCTATGTTCATGCCCTCCGCAATGCAATCAATCCTTTAATTACGTTGTTAGGGTTTGAATTTGCCGGATTACTCAGTGGGGCTTTTATTGCCGAATACTTTTTTAACTGGCCAGGCCTGGGGCGATTAATTTTACAAGCAGTTCAGGTACAAGATTTATATCTCGTCATGGCCAGCTTAATGATCGGAGCCGTGATGTTGATCCTCGGAAACTTATTGGCGGATTTATTACTAAAGTTTGTCGATCCTCGGATTCAACTTGACCAGTAA
- a CDS encoding DUF3593 domain-containing protein, which produces MDVNTLFALSLFPFLGFLYFLTKTPTMPRLALMGFYGTLVFVAVTIPAGLYALRVYHTSLANVDWLHGAAEAFLTVANIFVVLGFRQALRAVPTPADPPKS; this is translated from the coding sequence ATGGATGTTAATACCCTATTTGCCTTGTCATTGTTTCCCTTTCTTGGCTTTCTCTATTTTTTAACCAAAACCCCAACCATGCCCCGGCTCGCGTTAATGGGATTTTATGGCACGTTAGTCTTTGTTGCCGTCACAATTCCAGCCGGACTCTATGCCTTACGGGTTTATCATACCTCCTTAGCGAATGTGGATTGGTTGCATGGGGCCGCAGAAGCTTTTTTGACCGTAGCCAATATTTTCGTTGTCCTCGGATTTCGCCAGGCCCTGCGCGCGGTTCCGACTCCCGCTGATCCACCGAAGTCTTAA
- a CDS encoding PolC-type DNA polymerase III, translated as MLHSQDILAIYRHLGTSDLTVVDVETTGSQPDHNWVIEISVLQGCPQAGIAKHRTQLIKPPIPIPKDIQRFTGITPDLVTDAPPPAQAWPEFLPLLETGIFTAHNLPFDYGFIQSEYEKLNIPFSRPLEAQFCTVKLSRILLSHLKSRRLPDLVRHFDFPVDTSHRAEADTLACWYLTLELVNRLEQTPDGPILEKLGQEWLTLEEAAQLLGTDVTTALGELMHPHIVNKCTRRGEILFQRHSVERIC; from the coding sequence ATGCTCCACTCCCAAGACATTCTGGCCATATATCGACACCTGGGAACTAGTGATTTAACCGTTGTAGATGTGGAAACAACGGGGAGTCAACCCGACCATAATTGGGTGATTGAAATTTCTGTTCTCCAGGGATGCCCCCAGGCCGGGATTGCCAAACACAGAACGCAACTGATCAAACCACCGATCCCAATTCCGAAAGATATTCAACGCTTTACAGGAATTACCCCAGATCTCGTCACCGATGCCCCCCCACCCGCCCAGGCCTGGCCTGAATTTTTACCCCTGTTAGAAACCGGAATTTTCACTGCCCACAACTTGCCTTTTGACTATGGTTTTATCCAGTCAGAGTATGAAAAACTAAATATCCCCTTTAGCCGCCCCTTAGAGGCCCAATTTTGTACCGTCAAGCTCTCCCGGATTTTACTCTCCCACCTGAAATCCCGCCGTTTACCCGATCTCGTCCGCCATTTTGATTTTCCTGTAGATACCTCTCATCGCGCCGAAGCAGACACCCTGGCCTGTTGGTACTTAACCCTAGAGTTAGTTAACCGCTTAGAACAAACCCCCGATGGGCCAATCCTAGAAAAACTGGGGCAAGAATGGCTCACCCTTGAAGAGGCTGCTCAACTGTTAGGCACTGATGTCACAACTGCCTTAGGAGAACTCATGCATCCCCATATCGTTAACAAATGCACCCGCCGCGGCGAGATTCTCTTCCAGCGCCATAGTGTTGAACGCATCTGTTAG
- a CDS encoding HMA2 domain-containing protein: MDPIQLGLIASILSGVCTAAWTVLTWRQQQDKEEEAKRDRNAALYVNPFILAAEELQDALYNYLSGNYHKLPGEETRQGYAGFSAAALEIVYTIVIYFGWSFTIYRYGPYTSDEKLIELTRQVSEMFSDITHASEAEEDAFYFSYPEQKALGLTFVKPTAIAYAHAGNAAHLNTHLPQVESQFPSFESISLYDFEEQIKNQRNERSALYLNIRDALHAIDKAQPTADFTGRRRLVRVQNYLVDLVNYLEEKEGFSVSVSKRRRARHHLTFAQLFGYIDLQVAHHIPGRLRLKFPVLKNNMVYGVHFESFFFSLEGVKDVRVNLQACSIVIEYDIKKYSMNELEATLGNYIHNLS, translated from the coding sequence ATGGATCCGATACAACTTGGTTTAATTGCTTCGATCCTTTCAGGGGTTTGTACCGCGGCCTGGACAGTTCTCACCTGGCGACAGCAACAGGATAAGGAAGAAGAAGCAAAACGAGATCGCAATGCTGCCCTCTATGTCAATCCCTTTATCCTTGCGGCAGAGGAACTTCAAGATGCTCTCTATAACTACCTCAGCGGCAATTACCACAAACTCCCCGGCGAAGAAACACGTCAAGGCTATGCTGGGTTTTCGGCAGCGGCCCTAGAAATTGTCTATACCATCGTGATTTATTTTGGTTGGTCGTTCACGATCTATCGCTATGGCCCCTATACCAGTGACGAAAAACTCATTGAACTCACCCGCCAAGTCTCAGAGATGTTTTCCGACATTACCCACGCTAGCGAAGCCGAAGAAGATGCCTTTTACTTCTCATACCCCGAACAAAAAGCCCTCGGTCTGACCTTTGTTAAGCCCACTGCGATTGCCTACGCCCATGCTGGTAACGCTGCCCATCTAAATACCCACTTACCTCAAGTCGAATCCCAGTTTCCCAGTTTTGAGTCCATTTCTCTTTATGATTTTGAGGAACAAATTAAGAATCAACGGAATGAACGCTCGGCCCTCTACCTGAATATTCGCGATGCCCTCCATGCCATAGATAAGGCTCAACCCACCGCAGATTTTACGGGGCGGCGGCGTTTGGTACGGGTGCAGAACTATTTAGTGGACTTAGTAAATTATCTGGAAGAAAAAGAGGGCTTTTCGGTATCTGTTTCTAAGCGGCGGCGGGCCAGACATCATCTGACTTTTGCCCAACTCTTTGGCTATATTGATTTGCAAGTGGCCCATCATATTCCGGGACGGCTGCGGCTTAAATTTCCAGTTTTGAAGAATAACATGGTCTATGGGGTTCACTTTGAATCGTTCTTCTTTTCTTTGGAAGGTGTTAAAGATGTGCGGGTCAATCTCCAGGCCTGTAGCATTGTGATTGAGTATGACATCAAGAAATATTCCATGAATGAACTAGAAGCAACCTTGGGCAACTATATCCACAACCTCAGTTGA
- a CDS encoding ABC transporter ATP-binding protein, whose product MLTSDLQAPSHPSSPSTRQPILRLAAVTKRYQPQARPAVESISLELQSGHILSLLGPSGCGKTTLLRLIAGFETIDQGEIYLNQHRIATAKGGLPPEQRSLGMVFQDFALFPHLTVFENIAFGLQQQRLKSGIIRAKVASSLALVGLEGMAQRYPHQLSGGQQQRVALARALAPEPTLILLDEPLSNLDALVRIQLREELRQILKVAGTTAIFVTHDQEEALGISDVVAVMQQGKLEQWGTPEDIYLQPASRFVAGFVTQANFLPAQAEGSSCQTEVGQFTTPEEAGHGPGELMLREEELILEPVAQSDIVIRTRQFLGREYRYCLQTASGRELHARSVTPHPLPVGTHVIVKTQPQAGRFFPSPS is encoded by the coding sequence ATGCTGACATCTGATCTCCAGGCCCCGTCTCATCCCAGTTCTCCAAGCACTAGGCAACCAATTTTGCGCCTTGCGGCAGTGACCAAAAGATATCAACCCCAGGCCCGCCCCGCAGTCGAAAGTATTTCCCTCGAATTACAATCGGGGCACATTTTAAGTTTACTCGGCCCTTCTGGCTGCGGAAAAACAACTCTATTGCGACTGATTGCTGGGTTTGAGACCATTGACCAGGGGGAAATTTACCTGAATCAGCACCGAATTGCCACCGCCAAAGGGGGGCTCCCACCCGAACAGCGCTCCTTAGGGATGGTTTTTCAGGATTTTGCCCTCTTTCCCCATTTAACCGTTTTTGAAAATATTGCTTTTGGCTTGCAACAACAGCGTTTGAAATCGGGAATTATCCGAGCTAAGGTAGCATCTAGTCTGGCCTTAGTGGGCCTGGAGGGTATGGCCCAGCGGTATCCCCATCAACTCTCTGGTGGGCAGCAGCAACGAGTCGCGTTAGCTAGAGCTTTGGCCCCTGAGCCGACTTTAATTTTGCTAGATGAACCCCTTAGCAATCTGGATGCCCTTGTCCGTATCCAACTCCGGGAAGAACTCCGGCAGATTCTCAAGGTGGCGGGAACGACGGCCATTTTTGTCACCCATGATCAAGAAGAAGCTCTCGGAATTTCTGATGTGGTGGCAGTCATGCAGCAGGGTAAGTTGGAGCAATGGGGGACACCTGAAGACATCTACCTCCAGCCCGCCTCCCGCTTTGTGGCCGGATTTGTCACCCAGGCCAACTTCCTCCCAGCCCAGGCCGAAGGTTCTAGTTGCCAGACTGAAGTTGGACAATTTACAACCCCAGAAGAGGCGGGTCATGGGCCTGGGGAGCTAATGCTACGGGAGGAGGAACTGATTCTGGAACCTGTGGCCCAATCGGATATTGTGATTCGTACCCGCCAGTTTTTAGGTCGGGAGTATCGGTATTGCCTACAGACGGCCTCTGGTCGTGAACTTCATGCTCGCTCTGTCACGCCCCACCCCCTCCCTGTCGGTACCCATGTGATTGTCAAAACCCAACCCCAGGCCGGACGATTTTTTCCTAGCCCCTCCTGA